A single window of Pseudomonadota bacterium DNA harbors:
- a CDS encoding ATP-binding cassette domain-containing protein produces MAFLELDALSKHYAQGATRMEVLRDINLEVAEGEFLAIVGFSGSGKTTLLSLLAGLISPDSGSIRLRGAAVSGPGPDRGVVFQSYALLPWLTVRDNIALAVDAVCAARSRRDRAALVEHYIELVGLGHAALRKPAALSGGMRQRVAVARALATQPDILLLDEPLSALDALTRARLQDEIERISQAEGKTVILVTNDVDEALLLADRIVPLTPGPGATLGPQFIVNLPRPRERASMNDHAGFKALRAEVTRCLLGYAEQQARDTETNANTPLPAVTPITQLVEAPPRAYQDAARSAITRGYVEFHDVTKTYATPDGPLNVVEGFNLKMERGEVVSLIGHSGCGKSTVLSMMAGLTEISGGGIILDGREIWHAGPDRAVVFQAPSLLPWLSARDNVMLGVDKVYPHAQSGERRDIAEYYLERVGLGAAMERLAGELSNGMQQRVGIARAFALSPKLLLLDEPFGMLDSLTRWDLQEVLMEVWKRTQVTTICITHDVDEALLLADRVVMMSNGPRARVGHVMSVDLPRPRTRQALLNHPRYYELRREVLNFLGEHDHVATPGAATPNTNTPAKPGVRGAPKQAA; encoded by the coding sequence ATGGCATTTCTTGAACTCGACGCGCTGTCCAAGCATTACGCGCAGGGCGCGACACGCATGGAGGTGCTGCGCGATATCAACCTCGAAGTGGCGGAGGGCGAGTTCCTCGCCATCGTCGGTTTCTCCGGCAGCGGCAAGACCACCTTGCTGTCGCTGCTCGCCGGTCTCATTTCCCCCGACAGCGGCAGCATTCGCCTGCGCGGCGCGGCGGTGAGCGGCCCCGGCCCCGATCGCGGCGTGGTGTTCCAATCCTACGCGCTGCTGCCGTGGCTGACGGTGCGCGACAACATCGCGCTTGCGGTCGATGCGGTATGCGCCGCGCGCTCGCGGCGCGATCGCGCGGCGCTGGTCGAGCACTACATCGAACTGGTGGGCCTCGGCCACGCGGCGCTGCGCAAACCGGCGGCGCTGTCGGGCGGCATGCGGCAACGCGTGGCGGTCGCGCGCGCGCTCGCCACCCAGCCCGATATCCTGTTGCTCGACGAACCCTTGTCGGCGCTCGATGCCCTGACCCGCGCGCGCCTGCAGGACGAGATCGAACGCATCTCGCAGGCCGAGGGCAAGACCGTCATCCTCGTCACCAACGATGTCGACGAAGCGCTGTTGCTGGCCGATCGCATCGTGCCGCTGACGCCCGGGCCGGGCGCCACGCTCGGGCCGCAATTCATCGTCAACCTGCCGCGGCCGCGCGAGCGCGCCAGCATGAACGATCACGCCGGCTTCAAGGCGCTGCGCGCCGAGGTCACGCGCTGCCTGCTCGGTTACGCCGAGCAGCAGGCGCGCGACACGGAGACCAATGCCAACACGCCCTTGCCGGCGGTCACGCCCATCACGCAGCTCGTCGAGGCGCCGCCGCGTGCCTACCAGGACGCCGCGCGCTCCGCCATCACGCGCGGCTACGTCGAGTTCCATGACGTCACCAAGACCTATGCCACGCCGGACGGCCCGCTGAACGTGGTGGAGGGCTTCAACCTCAAAATGGAACGCGGCGAAGTGGTGTCGCTGATCGGTCACTCCGGCTGCGGCAAGTCGACGGTGCTGTCGATGATGGCGGGCCTCACCGAGATCTCGGGCGGCGGCATCATCCTCGATGGCCGCGAGATCTGGCACGCCGGCCCCGATCGCGCGGTGGTGTTCCAGGCGCCGTCGCTGCTGCCGTGGCTGTCGGCGCGCGACAACGTGATGCTGGGCGTGGACAAGGTCTATCCCCATGCACAGTCCGGCGAACGGCGCGACATCGCCGAGTACTACCTCGAGCGTGTCGGCCTCGGCGCCGCCATGGAGCGCCTCGCCGGCGAGCTGTCCAACGGCATGCAGCAGCGTGTCGGCATCGCGCGCGCGTTCGCGTTGTCGCCCAAGCTGCTGTTGCTCGACGAACCCTTCGGCATGCTCGACAGCCTGACGCGCTGGGATCTGCAGGAAGTGCTGATGGAGGTGTGGAAGCGTACCCAGGTCACCACCATCTGCATCACCCACGACGTCGACGAAGCGCTGCTGCTGGCCGATCGCGTGGTGATGATGAGCAACGGGCCGCGCGCCCGCGTCGGCCACGTGATGAGCGTCGACCTGCCGCGGCCGCGCACGCGCCAAGCCTTGCTCAACCATCCGCGCTACTACGAGCTGCGCCGCGAGGTGCTGAACTTCCTCGGCGAGCACGACCACGTCGCAACGCCCGGCGCCGCGACACCGAACACCAACACGCCAGCCAAGCCGGGGGTGCGCGGCGCTCCCAAGCAGGCGGCCTGA